A window from Polyangium spumosum encodes these proteins:
- a CDS encoding sensor histidine kinase, translated as MSFRRRFVGAVSVMTVATLGGALMSISIAVNVSQERQLDEALRAEAAEEAREASALGGDELAISDRPGPAANDVGPLTKYGAIFGADGGVLAATPTFQGTPPPIETLGPGSTECFDLWFRGEHLRGVLVPIPAHAGARLLLAAPRTDLDGDASFLARAMLTVFFVAVGWSVLLATWIVRRLTREHEAITLVARRVAAGDLSARVATPTGDAEIAQLGKDINEMIERLDVLVASQQRFIAQAAHEMRSPLTTLYGELSHALRKPREADAYRQAIEEALEAARRIKLMTEDLLALARLGADVGEPSEPVDVLERARAAAEAVAWEARERDTRIEIGGKTAYVLGHPRNLERLVRNLVENAVRHSPRGGRVEVVVERRGDVIEAAVSDEGPGIPEAERERVFEPFYRGVRERADDMPGAGLGLPIARQIARAHGGDVVFDATRMAGSRFVARFPAARAGDVRADPRPGERAS; from the coding sequence ATGAGCTTCCGGAGGCGCTTCGTCGGGGCCGTCTCGGTGATGACGGTGGCGACGCTCGGCGGCGCGCTCATGTCGATCTCCATCGCCGTCAACGTGTCGCAAGAGCGCCAGCTCGACGAAGCGTTACGCGCGGAAGCCGCAGAGGAGGCGCGTGAGGCCTCGGCGCTCGGCGGCGACGAGCTCGCCATCAGCGACCGCCCCGGGCCCGCGGCGAACGACGTCGGACCCCTGACGAAGTACGGCGCGATCTTCGGCGCGGACGGCGGCGTGCTCGCCGCGACGCCGACGTTCCAGGGCACGCCTCCGCCGATCGAGACGCTCGGACCCGGCTCGACCGAGTGCTTCGACCTGTGGTTCCGCGGCGAGCACCTGCGCGGCGTGCTCGTGCCCATCCCGGCCCACGCGGGCGCGCGCCTGCTGCTCGCGGCGCCACGCACCGATCTGGATGGGGACGCGTCGTTCCTCGCGCGCGCGATGCTCACGGTGTTTTTTGTCGCCGTGGGGTGGTCCGTGCTCCTGGCGACGTGGATCGTCCGTCGACTGACGCGCGAGCACGAGGCGATCACGCTCGTCGCGCGGCGCGTGGCCGCCGGGGATCTGTCCGCGCGCGTCGCGACGCCCACGGGCGACGCGGAGATCGCGCAGCTCGGCAAGGACATCAACGAGATGATCGAGCGCCTCGACGTGCTCGTCGCCTCGCAGCAGCGCTTCATCGCGCAGGCGGCCCACGAGATGCGCTCGCCGCTGACGACGCTCTACGGCGAGCTCTCGCACGCCCTGCGCAAGCCGCGCGAGGCGGATGCCTACCGGCAGGCGATCGAGGAGGCGCTGGAGGCCGCGCGCCGGATCAAGCTCATGACCGAGGACCTCCTGGCCCTCGCGCGCCTCGGCGCGGACGTGGGCGAGCCCTCGGAGCCGGTCGACGTCCTCGAACGGGCGCGAGCCGCTGCCGAGGCGGTCGCGTGGGAGGCACGCGAGCGCGATACACGCATCGAGATCGGCGGGAAGACTGCGTACGTCCTCGGGCATCCCCGCAATCTGGAGCGGCTCGTACGGAACCTCGTCGAGAATGCGGTGCGACATTCGCCCAGAGGGGGCCGCGTGGAGGTCGTCGTCGAGCGACGCGGCGACGTGATCGAGGCCGCGGTGAGCGACGAGGGGCCGGGGATCCCGGAGGCGGAGCGCGAGCGCGTGTTCGAGCCTTTTTATCGGGGCGTGCGCGAGCGGGCCGATGACATGCCGGGCGCCGGATTGGGCCTCCCGATCGCACGTCAGATTGCGCGCGCACACGGCGGCGATGTCGTCTTCGACGCCACACGAATGGCAGGGAGCCGGTTCGTGGCGCGGTTCCCGGCCGCTCGTGCAGGAGATGTCCGCGCCGATCCGCGTCCGGGGGAGCGGGCGTCGTGA
- a CDS encoding DUF1501 domain-containing protein: MDRRDFLKITSAAGLGIAASSIPFSNDAEAAAYEGKFYILIHAGGGWDVTSFCDPKGSKGESDPDPMNNYLATDIGTAVGSTSKLPMQYAPDPNGANKAFFDKYVNDLMVLNAVDTSTNSHDVGTRVTWAGTLAENKASFGALVAAASGGALPMAYISYGGYDTTAGTVAVTRVGNVDAIRRIAFPNVIDPGNQNQAGYFTDETAARLAETRTARHMAYAEKQNLPRIQQSMGMLFTARSGQNELKKLTEFLPAQLEQGNLRRQAQIALAAYRAGICVSANLGIGGFDTHGNNDQQQFNQLAQLWDGIDYLVTEAKATGVWEKMVIVVGSDFGRTPGYNSGNGKDHWSITSMLLMGAGIPGNTVIGKTTERHNPMNLDPKTLEPVEGGGVRLKPGHVHRALRRLAGIDQNEIAARFPIKEKEELPLFG, from the coding sequence ATGGACCGAAGAGATTTCCTCAAGATCACCTCCGCGGCAGGGCTCGGCATTGCCGCCAGCAGCATCCCGTTCTCGAACGACGCCGAGGCCGCGGCGTACGAGGGCAAGTTCTACATCCTGATCCACGCCGGCGGCGGCTGGGACGTCACGAGCTTCTGCGATCCCAAGGGATCGAAGGGCGAGAGTGATCCCGATCCGATGAACAACTACCTCGCGACGGACATCGGGACGGCCGTCGGCAGCACGAGCAAGCTGCCGATGCAGTACGCCCCCGATCCGAACGGCGCGAACAAGGCGTTCTTCGACAAGTACGTGAACGACCTCATGGTGCTGAACGCCGTCGACACGTCGACGAACAGCCACGACGTCGGCACGCGCGTGACCTGGGCGGGCACGCTGGCCGAGAACAAGGCCTCGTTCGGCGCGCTCGTCGCGGCGGCGTCCGGCGGAGCGCTGCCGATGGCGTACATCTCGTACGGCGGCTACGACACGACGGCGGGCACGGTGGCGGTCACGCGCGTGGGCAACGTCGATGCGATCCGTCGCATCGCCTTCCCGAACGTGATCGACCCGGGCAACCAGAACCAGGCCGGCTACTTCACGGACGAGACCGCGGCGCGCCTCGCCGAGACGCGCACGGCGCGCCACATGGCGTACGCCGAGAAGCAGAACCTGCCGCGCATCCAGCAGTCGATGGGCATGTTGTTCACGGCGCGCTCGGGGCAAAACGAGCTCAAGAAGCTGACGGAGTTCCTTCCCGCGCAGCTCGAGCAAGGCAACCTGCGGCGCCAGGCGCAGATCGCCCTCGCGGCGTACCGCGCGGGCATCTGCGTCAGCGCGAACCTCGGCATCGGCGGGTTCGACACGCACGGCAACAACGACCAGCAGCAGTTCAACCAGCTCGCCCAGCTCTGGGACGGCATCGACTACCTCGTCACCGAGGCGAAGGCGACGGGCGTCTGGGAGAAGATGGTGATCGTCGTCGGGTCCGACTTCGGCCGCACGCCGGGGTACAACTCCGGTAACGGCAAGGACCACTGGTCGATCACGAGCATGCTGCTGATGGGCGCGGGCATCCCGGGCAACACGGTCATCGGCAAGACGACCGAGCGTCACAACCCGATGAACCTCGACCCGAAGACGCTCGAGCCTGTCGAGGGCGGCGGCGTCCGCCTGAAGCCCGGCCACGTGCACCGCGCGCTCCGCAGGCTCGCGGGGATCGATCAGAACGAGATCGCGGCGCGCTTCCCGATCAAGGAGAAGGAAGAGCTGCCGCTGTTCGGCTGA
- a CDS encoding response regulator transcription factor gives MKVLIVEDDARVAKFVARVLTEEGYVADICANGADATSQAQTGMYDLIVLDWMLPDVDGLSVCRTLRRAGLVTPILMLTARGELRERVLGLETGADDYVVKPFEVEELLARIRALLRRSSAFSRLLCGDLEIDRMNRRVLLRGAALDLTGREYTLLLHLAHRVERVVPKSELLAHVWEIKFDPGTNLVEVHVSRLRDKLGDHAWMIETVRGVGYRLRVERAT, from the coding sequence GACGACGCGCGGGTCGCGAAGTTCGTCGCCCGGGTCCTCACCGAGGAGGGCTACGTCGCCGACATCTGCGCGAACGGCGCCGACGCCACGTCGCAGGCCCAGACGGGGATGTACGACCTCATCGTCCTCGACTGGATGCTGCCGGACGTCGACGGCCTCTCCGTCTGCCGGACGCTCCGCCGCGCCGGCCTCGTCACGCCGATCCTGATGCTCACCGCCCGCGGCGAGCTGCGCGAGCGCGTGCTCGGGCTCGAGACGGGCGCGGACGACTACGTCGTGAAGCCGTTCGAGGTCGAGGAGCTGCTCGCGCGCATCCGGGCGCTCCTGCGCCGCTCGTCGGCGTTCTCGCGGCTCCTCTGCGGGGATCTGGAGATCGACCGGATGAACCGCCGCGTGCTGCTCCGCGGCGCCGCGCTGGACCTCACGGGCCGCGAGTACACGCTCCTCCTGCACCTCGCGCACCGGGTCGAGCGCGTGGTGCCGAAGTCGGAGCTGCTCGCGCACGTCTGGGAGATCAAGTTCGACCCCGGGACGAACCTCGTCGAGGTCCACGTGAGCCGCCTGCGCGACAAGCTCGGTGATCACGCCTGGATGATCGAGACGGTGCGCGGCGTCGGTTACCGGCTGCGCGTGGAGCGGGCGACATGA
- a CDS encoding DUF1588 domain-containing protein — MSLAAIGALGFTGCIAGEDDGPCVSDQMFFAEQVWAPILSNNCIACHTSNGAAKDSSLVLRGSSEAGFLDTNYEIMKNAASLQQDGVSQLLAMPTGGTSSRKHPGGVVIQPGSEEFKALEELVNRFNEPSSCETNLSATFTGVQLATPAETLRKASLSLVGRLPTDAEEDAIEAGGIRALDPILDKMMTEEAFYTRLKEIYNDQFLTDRYLGNEDAVQLLNDISYYNPYWYDQFFEGANADPKAMEDAIGKFGAYNADDLYNKLRTWTNRGVAREPLELVAHVVRENRPFSEILTANYIMVNPFSAKSFMLSDLPFKNDADPAEFIEAQIPSLPHAGVLTSPMFLNRFPTTETNRNRARARMVYQFFLGTDILKTGQQPLDQTLITEVNPTLNAAACIQCHAEMDPVAAQFRHWDQRGEFDPMTPPLDDMRPPGFKGEKTPYEQLPQGLQWLAPRVAADPRFGLSAVYIVFEGLTGQKPLVAPQDPKAPDFSAEFDAYLAEYTEFSKIAREFQASNYDLKVVVKQIIHSPYFRAKNSGALDAAGKARLGEVGMGRLITPEQLHRKVQAVLGYPWRPRAYEDNGGTYDYLLRGDAYRMLYGGIDSADVVKRVTSPNGIMANIGERMANEMSCVSVPRDLWKATEERTLFPYVETSFEPEDKNGFPVEPAVEAIKKNIQYLHKHILGESLPEGHPEIERTYKLFLETYREGVKGMSDMSQPEGKYSTWLPGPCRVENDYWTRTPLPEEDRLQQDPNYVIRSWMTVVTYMLSDYHFLYE, encoded by the coding sequence GTGTCTCTGGCCGCGATCGGCGCGCTCGGATTCACCGGCTGCATCGCTGGGGAGGACGATGGTCCGTGTGTTTCGGACCAGATGTTCTTCGCCGAGCAGGTCTGGGCTCCGATCCTTTCCAACAACTGCATCGCTTGCCATACCTCGAACGGCGCCGCGAAGGACTCGAGCCTCGTGCTCCGGGGGAGCAGCGAAGCTGGCTTCCTCGACACGAACTACGAGATCATGAAGAACGCCGCCTCGCTCCAGCAGGACGGCGTCTCGCAGCTCCTCGCCATGCCCACGGGCGGCACCTCCTCCCGCAAGCACCCGGGCGGCGTGGTCATCCAGCCGGGCAGCGAGGAGTTCAAGGCCCTCGAGGAGCTCGTGAACCGCTTCAACGAGCCCTCGTCGTGCGAGACGAACCTCTCGGCCACGTTCACGGGCGTGCAGCTCGCGACGCCCGCCGAGACGCTGCGCAAGGCGTCGCTCTCCCTGGTCGGTCGACTGCCCACCGACGCCGAGGAAGACGCCATCGAGGCGGGCGGCATCCGCGCGCTCGATCCGATCCTCGACAAGATGATGACCGAGGAGGCGTTCTACACGCGCCTGAAGGAGATCTACAACGACCAGTTCCTCACGGATCGGTACCTGGGGAACGAGGACGCGGTGCAGCTCCTCAACGACATCAGCTATTACAACCCCTACTGGTACGACCAGTTCTTCGAGGGCGCGAACGCCGACCCGAAGGCGATGGAAGACGCCATCGGGAAGTTCGGCGCGTACAACGCCGACGACCTCTACAACAAGCTGCGCACCTGGACGAACCGCGGCGTGGCGCGCGAGCCGCTCGAGCTCGTGGCCCACGTCGTGCGCGAGAACCGGCCCTTCAGCGAGATCCTGACGGCCAACTACATCATGGTGAACCCGTTCTCGGCCAAGTCGTTCATGCTGAGCGACCTGCCGTTCAAGAACGACGCCGACCCGGCAGAGTTCATCGAGGCGCAGATCCCGAGCCTGCCCCACGCCGGCGTGCTCACGTCGCCGATGTTCCTGAACCGCTTCCCGACGACGGAGACGAACCGCAACCGCGCCCGCGCGCGTATGGTCTACCAGTTCTTCCTCGGCACCGACATCCTGAAGACCGGCCAGCAGCCGCTCGATCAGACGCTCATCACCGAGGTCAACCCGACCCTCAACGCCGCCGCGTGTATCCAGTGCCACGCGGAGATGGACCCCGTCGCGGCCCAGTTCCGCCACTGGGATCAGCGCGGCGAGTTCGACCCGATGACGCCTCCGCTCGACGACATGCGTCCGCCGGGCTTCAAGGGCGAAAAGACGCCGTACGAGCAGCTCCCGCAAGGCCTGCAGTGGCTCGCGCCGCGTGTCGCCGCCGACCCGCGCTTCGGCCTCTCGGCCGTGTACATCGTCTTCGAAGGCCTCACGGGGCAGAAGCCGCTCGTCGCGCCGCAGGACCCGAAGGCGCCCGACTTCTCCGCCGAGTTCGACGCGTACCTCGCCGAGTACACGGAGTTCAGCAAGATCGCGCGCGAGTTCCAGGCCTCGAACTACGACCTCAAGGTCGTCGTGAAGCAGATCATCCACTCGCCGTACTTCCGCGCGAAGAACAGCGGCGCGCTCGACGCGGCCGGCAAGGCGCGGCTCGGCGAGGTCGGCATGGGCCGCCTCATCACGCCCGAGCAGCTCCACCGCAAGGTCCAGGCGGTCCTCGGTTATCCGTGGCGTCCCCGCGCGTACGAGGACAACGGCGGCACCTACGACTACCTGCTCCGCGGCGACGCCTACCGCATGCTCTACGGCGGCATCGACTCGGCCGACGTGGTCAAGCGCGTGACCAGCCCGAACGGCATCATGGCGAACATCGGCGAGCGCATGGCGAACGAGATGTCCTGCGTCTCGGTCCCGCGCGACCTGTGGAAGGCGACGGAGGAGCGCACGCTCTTCCCGTACGTCGAGACGAGCTTCGAGCCGGAGGACAAGAACGGCTTCCCGGTCGAGCCCGCCGTCGAGGCCATCAAGAAGAACATCCAGTACCTCCACAAGCACATCCTCGGCGAGTCGCTGCCCGAGGGTCATCCCGAGATCGAGCGCACGTACAAGCTCTTCCTCGAGACGTACCGCGAAGGCGTGAAGGGCATGAGCGACATGTCGCAGCCCGAGGGCAAGTACTCGACGTGGCTGCCGGGCCCGTGCCGCGTGGAGAACGACTACTGGACGCGTACGCCGCTGCCCGAAGAGGATCGCCTGCAACAGGATCCGAACTACGTCATCCGCTCGTGGATGACGGTCGTGACGTACATGCTGTCCGACTACCACTTCCTTTACGAATGA